agaactgCCTATAAACCCATAATTCATGCTGCTGTAGTGTATAGCTGTAGATAATTCTAGCAtattatttcaacattaaatgCTGACTGGCTTTGGCTTTTAATAATTTGAGGGAGATGAGGCTACAACTTTATGATGAAGaaggtttaaattaaaaaacagtcactcttgttttttgttttttttacaactgatGAATCAATAGCTTTTAACCCATACTATCTCATAGATGATCTCGCCAAATCTGGGGAAGCCTGTTAAATTGATTGTTTTGATAGAGTTGATTTTCTATGTCATCTAATTTGTTTGGCATTTCAAAATTAGCAGTTAAACACTTTGACAATAGGCAGGTTATCACTTATTAACTGCTACATTGTGCTGTTTAACCACAACAGTCTCAGGTGGTGCATTCTCACCAATGCAACCTCCACCAACCGCAGCAACAAATGTAGAGCCTACAACTACCACAGCAGGTCTGACTTCTACAACTGTAGAGCCTACAATATCAGCCGGTGCGACTTCTACAGCTGTAGAGctttcaacaacaacaggtcTGACTTCTACAACTTTAGAGCCttcagcaacaacagcaggtccAATTTCTACAACTGTAGAGCctacaacaacagcaggtctGACAACTACAACTGTAGAGCCTACGACAGCAGCAGGTTCAACTTCTACAACTTTAGAgccttcaacaacaacagcaggtccTACTTCTACAACTGTAGAGCctacaacaacagcaggtcCAACTTCTACAGCTGTAGAACCTACAACAACAGCATGTCCGACTTCTACAACTTTAGAGCCTTCAACAACAGCAGGTCGGACATCTACAACTTTAGAgcctacaacaacaacagcaggtctGACTTCTACAACTTTAGAgccttcaacaacaacagcaggtcgGACTTCAACAACTTTAGAGCCTGCGACAACAGCAGGTTCAACTCCTACAACTTTAGAgccttcaacaacaacagcaggtccATCTTCAACAACTTTAGAGCctacaacaacagcaggtctGACATCTGCAACTGTAGAGCCTGCAACAACAGTAGGTCCAACTTCTACAACTTTAGagcctacaacaacaacaacagcagtacCGACTTCTACAACTTTAGAGCCTTCAACAACAGCAGGTCTGACTTCTACAACTTTAGagcctacaacaacaacaataggtCTGACTTCTACAACTTTAGAgccttcaacaacaacagcaggtcagACTTCTACAACTTTAGAgccttcaacaacaacagcaggtcagACTTCAACAACTTTAGagcctgcaacaacagcaggtcTGACTTCTACAACTTTAGAaccttcaacaacaacagcaggtcagACTTCAACAACTTTAGagcctgcaacaacagcaggtTCAACTCCTACAACTTTAGAgccttcaacaacaacagcaggtctATCTTCAACAACTTTAGAGCctacaacaacagcaggtctGACATCTGCAACTGTAGAGCCTGCAACAACAGTAGGTCCAACTTCTACACCTTTAGAgcctacaacaacaacagcagtacCGACTTCTACAACTTTAGAGCCTTCAACAACAGCAGGTCTGACTTCAACAACTTTAGAgcctacaacaacaacagcaggtctGACTTCTACAACTTTAGAgccttcaacaacaacagcaggtcagACTTCTACAACTTTAGAgccttcaacaacaacagcaggtcagACTTCAACAACTTTAGagcctgcaacaacagcaggtcTGACTTCTACAACTTTAGAaccttcaacaacaacagcaggtcagACTTCAACAACTTTAGagcctgcaacaacagcaggtTCAACTCCTACAACTTTAGAgccttcaacaacaacagcaggtccATCTTCAACAACTTTAGAGCctacaacaacagcaggtctGACATCTGCAACTGTAGAGCCTGCAACAACAGTAGGTCCAACTTCTACAACTTTAGAgcctacaacaacaacagcagtacCGACTTCTACAACTTTAGAGCCTTCAACCACAGCAGGTCTGACTTCTACAACTTTAGAGcctacaacaacaactgcaGGTCTGACTTCTACAACTTTAGAgccttcaacaacaacagcaggtcagACTTCTACAACTTTAGAgccttcaacaacaacagcaggtcagACTTCAACAACTTTAGAaccttcaacaacaacagcaggtcagACTTCAACAACTTTAGATcctgcaacaacagcaggtcTGACTTCTACAACTTTAGAACCTTCAACAACAGCAGGTCAGACTTCAACAACTTTAGATCCTGCAACAACAGCAGATTCAACTCCTACAACTTTAGAGCCTTcgacaacaacagcaggtccATCTTCAACAACTTTAGAGCctacaacaacagcaggtctGACATCTGCAACTGTAGagcctgcaacaacagcaggtcCAACTTCTACAACTTTAGAgcctacaacaacaacagcaggtccATCTTCAACAACTTTAGAGCCTTCAACAACAGCAGGTCTAACTTCTACAACTTTAGAgcctacaacaacaacagcaggtctGACTTCTACAACTGTAAAgtctacaacaacaacacccgATCCAACTTCTACAACTGTAGAgcctacaacaacaacagcaggtcagACTTCAACAACTTTAGagcctgcaacaacagcaggtcTGACTTCTACAACTTTAGAaccttcaacaacaacagcaggtcagACTTCAACAACTTTAGATcctgcaacaacagcaggtTCAACTCCTACAACTTTAGAGCCTTtgacaacaacagcaggtccATCTTCAACAACTTTAGAGCctacaacaacagcaggtcagACATCTGCAACTGTAGagcctgcaacaacagcaggtcCAACTTCTACAACTTTAGAgcctacaacaacaacacctgATCCAACTTCTAAAACTGTAGAGCctacaacaacagcaggtctGACATCTACAACTTTAGAgcctacaacaacaacagcaggtccGACTTCTACAACTTTAGAgccttcaacaacaacagcaggtcagACTTCAACAACTTTAGagcctgcaacaacagcaggtTCAACTCCTACAACTTTAGAgccttcaacaacaacagcaggtccATCTTCAACAACTTTAGAGCCTTCAACAACAGAAGGTCTGACTTCTACAACTGTAGAACCTGCAACAACCGCAGGTCCAACTTCTACAACTTTAGAGCctattacaacaacaacagcaggtccGACTTCTACAACTGTAAAGCCTACAACAATAACACCCGATCCAACTTCTACAACTGTAGAGCctacaacaacagcaggtcagACTTCTACAACTTTAGAGCCTGCAACAACTGCAGGTCCAACTTCTACAACTTTAGAgcctactacaacaacaacagcaggtccAACTTCGACAACTGTAGAgcctactacaacaacaacagcaggtccAACTTCTACAACTGTAGAgcctacaacaacaacagcaggtccAACCTCTACAACTATAGAGcctacaacaacaaaagccgGTCCAATTTCTACAACTGTAAAgcctacaacaacaacacctgGTCCAACTTCTACAACTGAgcatacaacaacaaaagcaggTCCGACTTCTACAACTGTAGAgcctacaacaacaacaccagtTCTTACAACTACAAAGCTTCCAGGTAATTTCCTGTGTTTCCAAGATGTTATTGTTTTAGATGCTCAGATGATGCTGTAAACacatatattttgtgtgtgtgtctgtgtatgtgcgtgcgcgtgtgtgttttggttctttttaaGACCCTTGTGATGGAAATCCATGTGGCGATGGGAGCACCTGTGTGCCTCGTTTTCCTCAAAACTTTGCATGCTTGTGCTTAGCTGGTGAGAACTACAATTATGACAGCAGAAGATGTGAAAGTGGTAAGTATTTGTTTGGATACCAACCCTATGATTACTCAATGAAAAAGTGACTTAAAGAATTATAATACAAAAGTCTAGTAGTACTGTACCTGTGGGATGTAGGAGGACCATGTTAAACGAGAAGTGTTACATTagttgattatttttaattagctCAGATTGATTGAAGTCTGGTAACTGTTGGTAAAAATGATTAGCACCTTTTAGAAGACCAGTGACACTTCAATCGTTTCAGGAAATAATTTAAGCTACAGTTCAACATGTCAGGCAATATTAAGATAAAGAAGATCAATACATCAGTAAATGCTAATCTGACCATCTATAATTTATTGGACAGACACGAGTGGGTTtatcttctcatcttactcGGCAAGAACTTTAAAAAGCATATATCCCACATAGTTGaactattattttaaagaaTTGGTAATGACAGGAGTGTATATACAACTTTCCTATTATGATATTTTCCTCTTTTAGCCAAACTTTTTCCTGGACAACTAATTCTGCCTGGATTACCATACAATGGAAAAATGTCTGACAATACATCACCAGAATTTCAAGCTGCCTCACTAAAAATTACCAAAGAGGTAAGGAAAATGTTCTCTCCTCTTCATgtggcttttatttatttcctttttgtccttttaGGTAATGCACACCTATTGCTTTTTTGTATATATCCTTCATCTACTATGCAAGAGTGACATATATTTATCCTTGATTTAATTTTCCACTAGATCTTCAAACAAACAGCTAACTTGCGGTATATCTGATGCAACAGCAAAGACTAAATGCTGTTGAACTGACTCACTTAAAACAGGCGGTTTTCCCATCACTACACCAAAGTCAGTATTCAACCTTTGCATGTGAAGTCACGCCCTACTCCCGCGAATTATGAACGCCATAACGGATGGCCGAAGAGCTATGCTGTAGATGGACGCAAGCCGTACATGTTTGTGTTCattcatgtaataaaatggttatttctatttctgtggAGGGCTGTGCCAATAGACAGGGTGAAGCCAATATATCTTTTTATCGGATACCGTTTGATGGGGAGAGAAGGCAGAAATGGGTTGCTggctaagctaacaggctagACGCACGGAGTAGTACAAGCAAGCAAAGCCGGCCAAATGGCTAATGTCTCGCTGCCCTTTTCTACGTATTCCTTCATTTCAGTCAGTCTTAATTGTCCAATTTAAATACTTTGTGGCATCAAGATGTTATTGTTTACTGCTGCAGTGACACCATAAATGCTGTGTCTAACTGGTCAAATCTTAACATAGGCTACAGCGAATATAATCACAGATAAGATGGCTAGATGTTACAATTATGTGTGGTTACTACTAGGACCCCGggaagaatagcttttagtGTATGTTGAAGCAAATGGGGATTTACTGCATGGATTAACATTTGACAGATACTTAATGACTGCACTTCCCAGAGCTGGGATGGGTTCAGGCATCAATTAGAAACAATGGTATCTGGGTAATAGATATTCTTACAAAATAAACCCCAGATTGATGTCTTACATTTGCCATTATGAGTTACCTCCCCCCACCATGAGCGAAGCATCGCGTAGCATCCAGACTTTTAAAAGCTTTGCGATCAGCACCAATAAATGGGGATACCCGGTTTACTACATAGTGTTACAGATCagacaaaatgtaatacaatgtGCTTGCAAAATATAGTTCTCTCTGCTCAAAACATACACTTGCTCGCTCATAAATGagacacatatatatgtaaCGACATAGTGTTACACTCAGATTTTAAACTTGATGTGTTTGTGGTATTGTATGTTGCTACACCTCATCTGAAATTACTCAAAAGGGGCTGTGCATTCCCAGTTAAATGATGCcctacattttttgtttttctccataacACAGCTGTTGAATGTTTTCAAAGACTCTGTGGGTTACTCTAAATCTACAGTGTTAGCACTTGGGTAAGTCAGACTCACAATGGTGTTTACCATCTGACTGTCTATCAGTCTAGAACCACACTTCCTACAGTCCACTTACAGCATATTGAACTTAATAATTGCAGAATATAATCATCATTAAGTATGATTTTTGTCTATACAGGCCCAATAAAGCCAGTAAAGTTTGGTCAAGGTCTGAGACAGGGGTCAGAGCAGATGTAGAGATCATCTTCTCAGAACAGGCtgaaatcacaacaacacaagttACAGAGACGATGAAAACAGCCAGCAGTGGAGACGGTGTTCTGAAAGGTGCAGTTTTTGAAGGTAAGTCTGTCAATCAAGTGTAAATGTCACTACTTTATCCGGTTTGATGGTGAGATTTAACCTCAATAATATTCAAACaagacagatttgtttttgtgtgtgtgtgtgtgtgtgtgtgtgtgtgtgtgtgtgtgtgtgtgtgtgtgtggtcatagTGGTCTCTGTACAGTATACAGAGCATCATACAGATTATAATTCAGCCATTGAGTAATAATGTCTTACTTATAAGGGTATTTCTCAATTTATGTCAGCATAGAACATTTCAGACCACAGTTCAcataatgtagttttttttcattttgtaccactgtatttatttgaatttggtGTACTGACTCTTATCTTATttgtttccttcatttaaaGGTACAGACCTGTGTGATAAGAAGCCCTGTGATGAGAGCAGTACAATGTGCAAATGGGCAGATGGATTGTCTACGTGCACCTGTTTGAACAATTACATTAAAACGGACTTCACTACCAAAATGTGCATTGGTAAGGGCCTTTATTGAGTGCAAGAGacataacgtgtgtgtgtgtgtgtgtgtgtgtgtgtgtgtgtgtgtgtgtgtgtgtgtgtgtgtgtgtgtgtgtgtgtgtgtgtgtgtgtgtgtgtgtgtgtgtgtgtgtgtgtgtgtacgtgtgcgtgtgcgtgtttattttatttaataaacttTTACTTATTACTTTTGCAGCTTGTCCCAGCGGTCAAAAAGCTGAGGGTTCTGAAAAATGTGTCAAGTgagtgtttaaatgtaaaaaaacatttaatacaaaTCATAGTGAGAGGGGGAAAGCAGAGAGCCACTGTAAATGTGACCTTTGTCTGTAGAGAGCATGGGTATAAATGAAATCATATGACATTATAAAATGAACCATTCTTCTTGTCTTTCAGTTGTCCATTTGGTTATTCTGGTTTTAGCTGCAAAGAATGTGAGTATATAGCATGTGTTTGACAGCAACACATAAGAAATCACTATTTGCTAATAGTGATACTACATAGTTgacaacacataaaaacattgatttgggATCTTGTAAAGTAACCGTTAATCTAGATTTTTTTATACCGTTTAATACCATGAGTTAAGCAGGTAAAAACTATACTCCTAGGAAATGGCTGCATGTGTTCACAACAATGTACACAAAATTGTGGTTGTGTGACAGGTACAAGTCCACATCTGTCCAGGGATGCAAAAAGGTTTGTCTGCGCATCACGGACTGGTGTACTGGGACTCAGTTGCCTGCTTGTTAGTTAGCGTTTAATGAACAGTCAACAAGGGCCGCCTGTAGgtcaggaaaaaaaattctaaattgcCATTCCTACAATTGATTGACACAAATCTTCTCCATTGCACTAAAATTACTTCCCTAAATAATGTTCACATGCAACTTTGGGCGAGTGGAATATATGTTCTTGGGAAATAAAAGCCTGCTGAAACATTTCAACACATTAGTGTGATGAATGTGGAGTTGGTTAGGATCTGCAGATTTTTTATAGGCTACATGATTACCATGCTAATAGAGGGCAAggaatttgtattttaaaatgactaaatTGCAGGCCATTTATTAGATTTTGCGCAGCTCCTGGAAACACAAGAGACTATAACTTTCAAATGAGAActgtaaacagactttaatGTTTGAAATCAGTGGAGCTCTTTATTGCTATGACTTTCCTTTGCCTGTATTGTGCCTGTAACACTCCAGAGTTCGTTTTATAGGAAAGttgttattaaattaatttcaataGTGTAGCCTTGTTATTGATGTCCTTTCCATTGGGTTTTGTTAGCATGGAAGCTGGTGCTGGTAATCGTTGGCTCTGTGCTCGGGGGACTGCTGCTCATCACACTCCTTCTTCTGCCTATAGTGGCACTCAAGTGAGTTTCTCATCTTTTCACTCACCCCCTTCTAGTCATTCATTACTACCTCTGCCATACCTTTGCCATGTTTCTCTCTAATGTACGCTTGCCTTCTTCtagttttacacacattttgccaTTCATTTcagtcatagaaaaatgtacaaatggAATGAAGACTATAACGCAGAAATTCAGATTCAGTGACCGTAGATAGTaatgtgtaattttgttttattttgttagatATACAGAGAGCTCCATTATCAACAAAAATGCAGACATTGGGAAGCCTTACATTAGCCACCCTCCTGCCAATAAACCATTGGTTAACAGTAGCTTAGCAAACAGCCAGGCGACCTCTGTTAACAAGCAAGCCAACGCCTTGAAAGCTTTTGCCAATGCTGGGGTGCCCAGGATCCCACGGGCCACAACCAACAGCTGGGACAGCAGGACCAACCCGGAGATGACTCTAAACGCTAGCCGGCAAAACGTGATCCCTGTGGGGAGGAACTGGGTAAGTATatacgtttgtgtgtttgatgttcAAAGAGACAGAGCAGTAAGGGCAAATTAAAGaagtataaaatgtaaaagggTTTTAGTTCAtggaacaaaaagaaagtaGAATGTTAGTAGAAAATATTcagcagaggaagagaagtTAAAATCTGGCATAAGCTTGGTTTTCTAATTTTCTCATGAGGAAATTCTCTTTTCATTGTAGCGTTTGCCTGATGACCATGATGACACAAACGCATATGCTCAGACTCAACCCCAGAGCAGGTTCTATGCTCAGAATCGACCTCAGATCAACCCATATGCTCAGAACCAAGGCCGCAGCAACCCTAACTACATGCACGACAATGGAAGAAGGTTTAAGGATTCACAAAGATTCCTTCCAAGTCCACAAATTGTTGGTCCAACATCAGGAGACATACGTTTGAACTCATCACTTTTTCATTAAACTATTACAGTCACTTTACCTTATATACTACTGACTGTTTATACAAACTGTTAACACCTCTCTCTATAGATTTATTTCTTCTCCTCTG
This sequence is a window from Etheostoma cragini isolate CJK2018 chromosome 21, CSU_Ecrag_1.0, whole genome shotgun sequence. Protein-coding genes within it:
- the LOC117937214 gene encoding probable serine/threonine-protein kinase clkA → MHSPSCQCFVWKSLLIMKTLRLRWCILTNATSTNRSNKCRAYNYHSRSDFYNCRAYNISRCDFYSCRAFNNNRSDFYNFRAFSNNSRSNFYNCRAYNNSRSDNYNCRAYDSSRFNFYNFRAFNNNSRSYFYNCRAYNNSSMSDFYNFRAFNNSRSDIYNFRAYNNNSSRSNFYNFRAYNNNSRSDFYNCKVYNNNTRSNFYNCRAYNNNSRSDIYNFRAYNNNSRSNFYNFRAYYNNNSRSNFDNCRAYYNNNSRSNFYNCRAYNNNSRSNLYNYRAYNNKSRSNFYNCKAYNNNTCRSDFYNCRAYNNNTSSYNYKASRPL